In a single window of the Etheostoma spectabile isolate EspeVRDwgs_2016 chromosome 3, UIUC_Espe_1.0, whole genome shotgun sequence genome:
- the LOC116672700 gene encoding caspase-1 — translation MAGELARVRCEFVDKVSKVVIKQLLDDLLGDGVLSDGQKDAILEENITTADKARSLIDIIKKKGDVASWKMIAHLYARDSTLHSELGLSCGPPAQPAAEQQKNEVWSTTLIPTTEAFWMEKVKDGKTYPADKNSIRNRVALLITNIKFKRESYRNGADKDEENMEKLLKALGYEVVKYTNLTGKQIDDAVREFSEHPKLKETDSVVVVIMSHGKLGTVLGCDNDAENPDEFPINNIYKHLDSKNCPALLNKPKIIFIQACRGGNKGSVLLSDGAGVRDDASQPGPPLCADNENIEDDNLRFVHKEKDFTCLLSTTPDTVSYRHRMNGSFLIQYIVDVFNTFACKEHIQELFLKVTHRFEKNFIEGQMPNMDRVSLTKHFYFFPGL, via the exons ATGGCAG GCGAGCTTGCCAGGGTGAGGTGTGAGTTTGTGGACAAGGTGTCCAAAGTAGTGATCAAGCAGCTCCTGGACGACCTTTTAGGTGATGGTGTCTTGAGTGATGGCCAGAAAGATGCGATACTTGAAGAAAACATTACTACAGCAGACAAGGCACGCAGTCTCATTGACATAATAAAGAAGAAAGGAGATGTAGCCAGCTGGAAGATGATCGCTCACCTTTACGCAAGAGATTCAACACTTCACTCTGAACTGGGTCTGTCCTGCGGTCCACCTGCGCAGCCGG CTGCAGAGCAACAGAAGAATGAGGTCTGGTCCACGACGCTCATTCCTACCACCGAGGCATTCTGGATGGAGAAAGTGAAGGATGGAAAA actTACCCTGCAGACAAAAATTCCATCAGGAATCGTGTGGCCCTGCTAATCACTAATATAAAGTTTAAGAGAGAAAGTTACAGAAATGGAGCTGACAAAGACGAGGAGAACATGGAGAAACTGCTCAAAGCCCTGGGATACGAGGTGGTGAAATACACAAACCTCACAGGAAag CAAATTGATGATGCTGTAAGGGAGTTCTCTGAACATCCAAAACtcaaagagacagacagtgtgGTGGTGGTTATCATGTCTCATGGGAAACTGGGAACTGTCCTCGGTTGTGACAATGATGCTGAGAACCCAGATGAGTTCCCCATCAACAACATTTACAAACACTTGGACTCAAAGAATTGTCCAGCGCTGCTGAACAAACCCAAGATCATCTTCATCCAGGCCTGCAGAGGAG GGAATAAAGGATCAGTGCTCCTTAGTGACGGTGCAGGGGTCCGTGATGATGCATCACAGCCGGGTCCGCCCCTGTGTGCTGACAACGAAAACATCGAGGACGATAATTTGAGATTTgtacacaaagaaaaagacttCACTTGTCTTCTTTCCACCACCCCCG atacagtatcatACAGACACAGAATGAATGGGTCTTTTCTCATCCAGTACATTGTTGATGTATTCAACACCTTCGCCTGTAAGGAACACATTCAGGAGCTTTTCCTAAAA GTCACGCACCGCTTTGAAAAGAATTTCATTGAAGGCCAGATGCCGAACATGGACAGAGTCTCTCTAACAAAGCACTTCTACTTCTTTCCAGGCCTCTAA